The Cylindrospermopsis curvispora GIHE-G1 genome contains a region encoding:
- the bchE gene encoding magnesium-protoporphyrin IX monomethyl ester anaerobic oxidative cyclase, with amino-acid sequence MRIMMIQPNYHSGGAEIAGNWPPSWVPYVGGALKNAGFTNIQFVDAMTDYITDDALAQIIRDYQPDIVLATAITPMIYQSQTTLQIVKQVLPQAKTIMGGVHPTYMYNEVLQEAPWVDYIIRGEGEEITVNLVQAIAQGSDEKDRRHILGIAFLENGEVVATPAHPPISDLDTLTPDWDLLDWSKYIYTPLNVRVAVPNYARGCPFTCRFCSQWAFWRKYRSSSPKKFVDQIELLVKKYQVGFFILADEEPTINKPKFLDLCHELIARNLGVHWGINTRVTDILRDEADLPLYRQAGLVHVSLGTEAAAQLKLNLFRKETTIEQNKRAIQLLQQNGMVAEAQFIMGLENETPETIEETYKMALDWKADMVNWNMFTPWPFSELFQDLGDRVEVRDYSQYNFVTPIMKPDAMEREDVLKGVLKNYARFYLRKTFEYWFVKDSFKRKYLLGCLGAFVKTTLNKRFYNLKRVKYKGLSTEIELGFDQSKILTREQIAQRKQEHPELMADVNFTGNISACGAPNDLPELEDLTS; translated from the coding sequence ATGCGGATCATGATGATTCAACCCAATTACCATTCTGGTGGTGCGGAAATTGCGGGTAATTGGCCACCTAGTTGGGTTCCCTATGTAGGAGGAGCATTAAAAAATGCCGGGTTTACTAACATTCAGTTTGTGGATGCCATGACCGACTATATCACTGATGATGCTCTAGCACAAATCATTCGAGATTATCAGCCAGATATTGTATTGGCAACAGCCATTACACCCATGATTTATCAGTCACAAACCACCCTACAAATTGTTAAACAAGTCCTTCCCCAAGCCAAAACAATTATGGGTGGAGTTCACCCCACCTATATGTACAACGAAGTTCTCCAGGAAGCTCCCTGGGTAGATTATATTATCCGTGGAGAAGGAGAAGAAATTACAGTTAATTTAGTACAGGCGATCGCTCAAGGTAGTGATGAAAAAGACCGTCGTCATATCTTAGGAATTGCCTTTTTAGAAAATGGGGAGGTAGTAGCCACTCCAGCACATCCACCCATTAGTGATTTAGATACCCTGACCCCAGATTGGGACTTATTAGATTGGAGTAAATATATCTACACTCCTTTGAACGTGCGAGTAGCTGTTCCCAACTATGCCAGAGGTTGTCCATTTACTTGCCGTTTTTGTTCCCAGTGGGCATTCTGGCGGAAATATCGTTCTAGTAGTCCTAAAAAATTCGTGGACCAAATTGAACTTTTGGTAAAAAAATATCAGGTAGGATTTTTCATTTTAGCCGATGAAGAACCAACTATTAACAAACCAAAATTTCTAGATTTATGTCATGAGTTAATAGCCAGAAATTTAGGTGTGCACTGGGGAATCAACACCAGAGTTACAGACATATTGAGAGACGAAGCAGATTTACCTCTTTACCGTCAAGCTGGCTTAGTTCATGTTTCCTTGGGTACGGAAGCTGCTGCACAATTAAAGTTAAATCTGTTCCGCAAAGAAACCACAATTGAACAAAATAAACGGGCAATTCAATTATTACAGCAAAATGGCATGGTTGCTGAAGCCCAGTTTATTATGGGACTGGAAAACGAAACCCCAGAAACCATTGAAGAAACCTATAAAATGGCTTTGGACTGGAAAGCTGACATGGTAAACTGGAACATGTTTACCCCCTGGCCATTTTCTGAATTATTTCAGGATTTGGGAGACCGTGTGGAAGTTCGAGATTATTCCCAATATAACTTCGTCACTCCCATCATGAAACCGGATGCTATGGAGCGAGAAGATGTTCTCAAAGGAGTGCTTAAGAACTATGCCCGCTTTTACCTCCGCAAGACCTTTGAATATTGGTTTGTGAAGGATTCCTTTAAGCGTAAATATCTTTTAGGCTGTTTAGGAGCTTTTGTAAAAACCACCCTAAACAAACGTTTTTACAATCTCAAACGGGTCAAATATAAAGGTTTAAGCACCGAAATTGAACTAGGATTTGACCAGTCCAAAATTCTTACCCGTGAACAAATAGCCCAGCGTAAACAAGAGCATCCCGAATTGATGGCAGATGTGAACTTTACTGGTAACATTTCCGCATGTGGTGCGCCTAATGATTTGCCTGAACTGGAGGATTTGACATCTTAA
- a CDS encoding ArsR/SmtB family transcription factor, producing MPTSLHTTSYLMAQTFHALSDPIRIAVIELLRHRELCVCDLCNALGISQSKLSFHLKILKQTSLVVNRQEGRWIYYSLNLGQFQILEQYLQDIRVNSPVLPLTSFCE from the coding sequence ATGCCCACCTCTTTGCACACAACCTCTTATCTCATGGCCCAGACTTTTCATGCTTTGTCCGATCCTATTAGGATTGCTGTGATAGAGCTGTTGCGCCATCGAGAACTCTGTGTGTGTGACTTATGTAATGCTTTAGGTATTAGTCAGTCTAAACTTTCTTTTCATCTAAAGATTCTTAAACAGACAAGTCTGGTCGTAAATCGCCAAGAAGGACGTTGGATATACTATAGTTTAAATTTGGGTCAATTTCAGATCTTAGAACAGTATTTACAAGATATTCGGGTCAACTCCCCCGTTTTACCCCTTACCTCCTTTTGTGAGTAA
- a CDS encoding NAD-dependent epimerase/dehydratase family protein yields MRILVIGGTRFIGVYLTQLLVKAGHEVVLFNRGNNPAPNDVGQIIGDRTDPSQLSKLSQESFDVIFDNNGRELTDTQPVAEMFQGRVKHFVYMSSAGVYLKSDQLPHVEGDTVDPKSRHRGKHETESFLQQLGIAFTSIRPTYIYGPKNYNPLESWFFDRIVRDRPIPIPGNGLHITQLGHVKDLAQAMLQVIGNETAIGKIYNVSGDRFVTFDGLARACAIAAGKSGDSVKIVHYDPKKFDFGKRKAFPMRAQHFFASVNRAITELNWQPQYDLISGLQDSFQNDYLTSGAAQGEIDFSVDDEILA; encoded by the coding sequence ATGCGTATTCTGGTTATTGGTGGAACTCGGTTCATTGGTGTTTATTTAACTCAATTACTAGTTAAGGCTGGACACGAAGTAGTATTGTTTAATCGTGGCAATAATCCTGCACCAAACGATGTGGGTCAAATTATTGGCGATCGCACGGATCCTAGTCAGTTGTCTAAGTTATCCCAGGAGAGTTTTGATGTCATTTTTGACAATAATGGTCGGGAACTTACTGATACTCAACCTGTGGCGGAAATGTTTCAGGGAAGGGTTAAACACTTTGTTTATATGAGTTCAGCTGGAGTGTATCTTAAATCTGATCAATTGCCCCATGTAGAAGGAGATACTGTTGATCCTAAAAGTCGTCATCGCGGTAAACATGAGACTGAGTCCTTCTTACAACAGTTAGGAATTGCTTTTACTTCCATTCGTCCCACTTATATTTACGGACCCAAAAATTATAATCCCCTGGAAAGTTGGTTCTTTGACCGCATAGTGCGCGATCGCCCCATTCCCATTCCAGGTAATGGTTTACATATTACCCAACTAGGTCATGTTAAAGATTTAGCCCAGGCAATGTTACAGGTAATTGGTAACGAAACAGCCATTGGTAAGATTTATAATGTTTCAGGCGATCGCTTTGTGACTTTTGATGGTTTAGCTCGTGCTTGTGCTATTGCTGCTGGTAAGTCTGGTGACAGTGTGAAAATTGTCCATTATGACCCTAAAAAGTTTGATTTTGGTAAGCGTAAGGCTTTTCCCATGAGGGCACAGCACTTTTTTGCATCTGTGAATAGAGCAATTACAGAATTAAATTGGCAACCCCAGTACGATTTAATTTCCGGTTTGCAAGATTCCTTTCAAAATGACTATTTAACCAGTGGTGCAGCTCAAGGGGAAATAGATTTTTCTGTTGACGATGAAATACTAGCTTAA
- a CDS encoding glycosyltransferase translates to MGLITVSTTKKYAMVHEWLTPKATGGSELVVQEILNLIDADLYALIDFESSNPESYLYKRRIGTTFLQRWPFAHQGVQKYLPLLPLAIEQLDLREYEIILSSSHAVAKGILTTPNQLHICYCHSPMRYAWDLTFDYLAQSKVGKGVLGWVTKYLLHGLRQWDVVSANRVDYFIANSQHTAKRIWRCYRRQAKVIYPPVNTENCPFSSQKEDFYLIVSRLVSYKQVSLIVQAFNQLQRPLVVIGTGPQRKHLQAIARPHIQILGWQSETVVKSYMARAKAFVYAACEDFGIALVEAQACGTPVIAYGAGGALETVRDIRTCIKTGTGIFFKQQTIASLVEAVQNFETYEDLFKHEYLRSHAEGFSSQVFANDYLDFLDSCQKQHHS, encoded by the coding sequence ATGGGGCTAATCACCGTGTCCACAACTAAAAAATATGCTATGGTTCACGAGTGGCTAACACCCAAAGCTACTGGGGGTTCAGAACTGGTAGTCCAGGAAATATTAAATCTAATTGATGCTGATTTATATGCCTTAATAGATTTTGAATCAAGTAATCCTGAAAGCTATCTTTATAAGCGTCGAATTGGCACGACTTTTTTACAACGCTGGCCATTTGCTCATCAAGGTGTACAAAAGTATCTGCCTTTATTACCGCTAGCTATAGAGCAACTAGACTTGCGAGAATATGAAATTATTTTGTCATCATCCCATGCAGTAGCTAAAGGGATTTTAACCACTCCCAACCAATTACACATTTGTTATTGTCATAGTCCCATGCGTTATGCTTGGGACCTAACCTTTGATTACTTAGCTCAGAGCAAGGTCGGTAAAGGAGTTTTGGGATGGGTAACTAAATATCTACTACATGGATTGAGACAGTGGGACGTGGTCAGTGCTAACCGAGTGGATTACTTCATTGCCAACTCTCAACACACTGCCAAAAGAATTTGGCGGTGCTATCGTCGTCAAGCCAAAGTCATCTATCCACCAGTTAACACTGAAAACTGCCCGTTTAGTTCGCAAAAAGAAGATTTCTACCTGATAGTTAGCCGATTAGTTAGCTATAAACAAGTATCTTTAATTGTTCAGGCCTTTAATCAACTACAACGCCCACTAGTCGTCATTGGCACTGGTCCCCAAAGGAAACATCTACAGGCGATCGCCCGTCCCCATATTCAGATCTTGGGATGGCAATCAGAAACAGTAGTGAAATCATACATGGCACGTGCAAAAGCTTTTGTATATGCAGCTTGTGAGGATTTTGGTATTGCTTTAGTTGAGGCCCAAGCTTGTGGTACTCCAGTAATTGCATACGGTGCAGGGGGAGCTTTGGAAACAGTTAGGGATATTCGTACTTGTATTAAAACCGGAACAGGTATATTCTTTAAACAGCAAACCATAGCGTCTTTAGTGGAGGCCGTGCAAAACTTTGAAACCTATGAGGACCTGTTCAAACATGAGTATCTGAGATCCCACGCGGAAGGATTTTCTTCCCAGGTTTTTGCTAATGATTATCTAGATTTTCTAGATTCTTGTCAAAAGCAACACCACTCATAA
- a CDS encoding sugar transferase, which yields MTAQSSLLSDKRYPRKDANTSTHTSKKRGQKPQPPRIKPRGLNFEGLNGEFTKRLFDITFSLLVLILFFPVYIVLALLIALSSEGPIFYLQERVGKNYRVFNCIKFRTMVTNADEILAQMMETCPEMRDEFNSTFKLKDDPRITKVGHFLRITSLDEFPQFWNVLKGDMSVVGPRPLVVKELQKYGSHIDQVLTIRPGITGLWQVSGRNDIPYPKRVQIDLHYVRSRSFLLDLWIILKTINIVIIPKNNGAY from the coding sequence ATGACTGCCCAGAGCTCACTCCTCTCCGATAAGCGTTACCCGCGTAAAGATGCCAATACTTCGACGCATACTTCTAAAAAACGCGGTCAAAAACCTCAACCTCCCAGGATTAAACCTAGGGGCTTGAACTTTGAGGGTTTAAACGGAGAGTTTACCAAACGATTGTTTGATATCACTTTTTCACTATTGGTTTTGATCCTGTTTTTCCCTGTCTATATAGTTCTGGCTTTACTGATTGCTCTCAGTTCTGAAGGCCCTATATTCTACCTTCAAGAACGAGTTGGAAAAAATTATCGTGTCTTTAATTGCATCAAGTTTCGTACTATGGTGACAAATGCAGATGAAATACTGGCACAGATGATGGAAACTTGTCCAGAAATGCGTGATGAGTTTAACAGCACTTTTAAACTTAAAGATGATCCTCGTATTACCAAAGTTGGTCATTTCTTGAGAATTACTAGTCTGGATGAATTTCCTCAATTTTGGAACGTATTAAAGGGAGATATGAGCGTAGTTGGTCCCCGTCCCCTAGTAGTTAAGGAACTGCAAAAATACGGGTCTCACATTGATCAGGTTTTAACTATCCGTCCGGGAATAACCGGATTGTGGCAAGTCTCCGGGCGTAATGACATACCTTATCCTAAAAGAGTACAAATAGATCTACACTATGTTAGATCTAGGAGCTTTTTACTGGATCTATGGATTATTCTCAAAACTATTAATATAGTCATTATTCCCAAGAACAACGGAGCATACTAA
- the gmd gene encoding GDP-mannose 4,6-dehydratase, whose amino-acid sequence MNQIKKALITGITGQDGSYLSEFLLEKGYEVHGIIRRTSTFNTDRIDHIYEDPHQQGARFFLHYGDLTDGTTLRRILEEVKPVEIYNLGAQSHVRVSFDSPEYTVDSVAMGTLRLLEAVRDYQNRTGIQVRFYQAGSSEMYGLVQAVPQSETTPFYPRSPYACAKVYAHWQTINYRESYGLFACNGILFNHESPRRGETFVTRKITRAVSRIVAGKQNKLYMGNLDAKRDWGYAKDYVRAMWLMLQKEQPDDYVIATGETHSVREFLDLAFSYVNLKWEDYVEFDQRYLRPAEVDLLIGDSTKARQKLSWQPSVTFEELVALMVEADLQALGLNSPHSSSLQIPRDMAIIRHEIGALHF is encoded by the coding sequence GTGAATCAAATCAAAAAAGCTTTAATCACTGGTATTACTGGTCAAGACGGTTCATACTTGAGTGAATTTTTGTTAGAAAAAGGTTATGAAGTTCATGGCATAATTCGTCGCACCTCCACATTTAACACGGATCGTATTGATCACATTTACGAAGATCCCCATCAACAAGGTGCAAGGTTCTTCTTGCACTATGGTGATCTAACCGATGGCACTACCCTACGTCGAATTTTGGAAGAGGTAAAACCGGTTGAAATCTATAACTTAGGTGCCCAGTCCCATGTGAGGGTTAGCTTTGATTCCCCAGAATATACGGTTGATTCCGTAGCTATGGGAACCCTACGTCTCTTAGAAGCTGTTCGTGACTACCAAAATCGCACGGGGATTCAAGTTCGTTTCTATCAAGCTGGTTCTTCAGAAATGTATGGTCTAGTACAGGCTGTGCCTCAAAGTGAAACTACACCCTTTTATCCCCGTAGTCCCTACGCCTGCGCTAAAGTTTATGCCCACTGGCAAACTATCAACTATCGAGAATCCTATGGCTTATTTGCCTGTAATGGTATTTTATTTAATCACGAATCTCCCAGACGTGGGGAAACCTTTGTAACTCGCAAAATCACTAGAGCTGTATCCCGTATTGTAGCTGGTAAGCAAAACAAATTATATATGGGCAATTTAGATGCCAAACGGGATTGGGGATATGCTAAAGATTATGTGCGAGCTATGTGGTTAATGTTACAAAAAGAACAGCCAGATGATTATGTAATTGCTACTGGTGAAACCCACTCAGTGAGGGAATTTTTAGATTTGGCATTTAGTTATGTGAATCTCAAGTGGGAGGATTATGTTGAATTTGATCAACGGTATTTAAGACCAGCAGAAGTAGACCTATTAATTGGTGATTCCACCAAAGCTAGACAAAAATTGTCTTGGCAACCCTCAGTCACCTTTGAGGAGTTGGTAGCTTTGATGGTAGAAGCAGATTTACAGGCATTAGGACTAAACTCTCCCCATAGCAGTAGTCTGCAAATTCCCCGGGATATGGCAATTATTCGTCATGAGATCGGTGCTCTACATTTTTAA
- a CDS encoding GDP-L-fucose synthase family protein — protein sequence MNELELQSKRILVTGGAGFLGRQVVAQLCQAGANPEKITVTRSRDCDLRVWENCQRAANQQDIIIHLAAHVGGIGLNREKPAELFYDNLIMGTQLIHAAYQAGVEKFVCVGTICAYPKFTPVPFQEEDLWNGYPEETNAPYGIAKKALLVQLQSYRQQYGFNGIYLLPVNLYGPEDNFDPRSSHVIPALIRKVYEAQVQGEKQLLVWGDGSPTREFLYSTDAALGIVMGTQFYHEPDPINLGTGYEISIRDLINLICDLMDYEGEIVWQTDKPNGQPRRCLDTRKAKEAFGFTAQVGFEEGLKNTIQWYRAKS from the coding sequence ATGAATGAATTAGAATTACAAAGCAAACGTATTCTGGTAACAGGTGGAGCGGGTTTTCTAGGTCGCCAGGTAGTAGCTCAATTATGTCAAGCTGGAGCTAATCCAGAAAAAATCACAGTCACACGCTCCCGTGATTGTGATCTAAGAGTTTGGGAAAATTGTCAGCGCGCAGCTAACCAACAGGATATTATCATTCACCTAGCTGCTCATGTGGGTGGAATTGGTTTGAATCGAGAAAAACCAGCTGAGTTATTTTATGACAACTTAATCATGGGAACCCAGTTGATCCATGCAGCTTATCAAGCAGGTGTGGAAAAGTTTGTCTGTGTGGGAACTATTTGCGCTTACCCTAAATTTACCCCAGTTCCATTTCAAGAGGAAGATCTTTGGAATGGTTATCCCGAAGAAACTAATGCTCCCTATGGGATTGCTAAAAAAGCTCTTTTGGTTCAGCTCCAGTCCTATCGTCAGCAATATGGTTTTAATGGTATTTACTTACTACCCGTAAATCTCTATGGACCTGAAGACAATTTTGACCCTAGAAGTTCTCATGTGATTCCCGCTTTGATTCGCAAGGTTTACGAAGCCCAAGTTCAGGGGGAAAAACAACTGTTGGTTTGGGGTGATGGTTCCCCCACCCGGGAATTTCTCTACTCCACAGATGCAGCACTGGGTATTGTTATGGGAACCCAGTTTTATCACGAACCTGATCCCATTAATTTGGGTACGGGTTATGAAATCTCCATTAGGGATCTGATTAATCTTATTTGTGACTTAATGGACTATGAGGGAGAAATAGTTTGGCAAACTGATAAACCTAATGGACAACCAAGACGCTGTTTAGATACTCGAAAAGCTAAGGAAGCTTTTGGTTTTACCGCTCAAGTGGGCTTTGAGGAAGGATTGAAAAATACCATCCAATGGTATAGGGCTAAAAGCTGA
- a CDS encoding 5-formyltetrahydrofolate cyclo-ligase — translation MQTNVSKKQLRHQILATRQSMTLQEWQLKSDRICSIIEASPLFTRAKTILAYLSFRQEPDLSSLFSQSMNSQRRWGFPRCVGKSLVWHLWQPDTILTISNYGIAEPDPRSPSIESTEADLILVPSVACDHRGYRLGYGGGYYDRFLSSPTISHIPTRGVVFDFAYLPEIPWIDPWDQPLGGVFTDHQGS, via the coding sequence ATGCAAACTAATGTCAGCAAGAAACAACTGCGTCACCAAATATTGGCAACTCGTCAATCCATGACTTTACAAGAATGGCAACTCAAGAGCGATCGCATTTGTAGTATAATAGAGGCCTCACCTTTATTTACCCGAGCCAAAACAATTCTCGCCTACTTGAGTTTCCGTCAGGAACCGGATCTGAGTTCACTGTTTAGTCAGTCTATGAATTCCCAACGTCGTTGGGGTTTCCCCCGCTGTGTTGGCAAATCTCTTGTTTGGCACTTATGGCAACCAGACACCATTCTAACCATCAGCAATTATGGCATTGCTGAACCAGATCCCCGTTCTCCTAGCATAGAATCCACGGAAGCTGACCTCATCCTGGTTCCCAGTGTGGCCTGCGACCACCGGGGATACCGTCTGGGATATGGTGGTGGTTACTATGACCGATTTTTGAGTTCCCCCACCATATCCCACATACCCACTAGAGGGGTAGTTTTTGATTTTGCCTACCTACCAGAAATACCCTGGATTGATCCTTGGGACCAACCATTGGGAGGGGTTTTCACTGATCACCAGGGTTCTTAA
- a CDS encoding DUF1818 family protein has translation MQKVVKRGAGWQIGWKPDSSQFKGLVGSDDWAVELTEPELEHFCHLLTQLVDTIRVLTSELMDEEKITCEAETDLVWMEVEGYAHLYSMRFILTSGRSVQGYLSAHAVQELVKAVANLKVF, from the coding sequence ATGCAAAAGGTAGTTAAACGGGGAGCTGGTTGGCAAATAGGTTGGAAACCAGACTCTAGCCAATTTAAGGGTTTGGTGGGAAGTGATGATTGGGCTGTTGAACTAACCGAACCGGAGCTGGAACATTTTTGCCATCTACTAACCCAACTAGTGGACACCATCAGGGTTTTGACATCAGAACTCATGGATGAAGAAAAAATTACCTGTGAAGCTGAAACCGATCTAGTGTGGATGGAAGTAGAAGGGTATGCCCATTTGTACAGCATGCGATTTATCCTGACTAGTGGAAGATCTGTTCAAGGATACTTAAGTGCCCATGCTGTCCAAGAGTTGGTCAAGGCGGTGGCAAACCTGAAAGTTTTTTGA
- a CDS encoding DNA-directed RNA polymerase subunit omega gives MLKRSRFETTQSQIMQRSEDLINAASNRYRITVQVANRAKRRRYEDFENNEDSIMKPVLRAIIEMSDELTQPEIIGELPSDWL, from the coding sequence ATGCTCAAACGTTCCAGGTTCGAGACCACCCAATCTCAAATTATGCAGCGCTCAGAGGATTTGATTAACGCCGCATCAAATCGTTATCGGATCACTGTGCAGGTGGCTAATCGTGCTAAACGTCGCCGTTATGAGGACTTTGAGAATAACGAAGACAGTATTATGAAACCGGTGCTTAGAGCAATCATTGAAATGTCAGACGAGTTAACTCAGCCAGAAATTATTGGTGAGTTACCTAGCGATTGGCTGTAA
- a CDS encoding extracellular solute-binding protein: MKRRNFLFNVGGILLGQTLIGCNGKNQSEFQVLLLKGSIPGYVVNQFNKKLQSDKTLPNVKLSFVPKNQIYDLFEQLQTWRETTDKSPGGKKSPHCDLVTLGDYWLKPAIEQKLIRPLPIKKSKQWSSLQEKWQQLVKRDDQGNWDSQGEVWGAPYRWGNTVLVYNQKQLQKFNWQPRDWGDLWRSDLRSRISLPNHPREVIGLVLKKLGRSYNTVNPVKISNLNIELESLNQQVKFYDSTNYLEPLITGDTWLAVGWSNDIIPILSRYPQLRAVIPQSGTAIWADLWVQPANTLMTEETDNLISQWIDFCWQPDIAGQIVMLGKTNTPTFINTSKVQGISDSIQNLLAIEQELLEKCEFLKPLSLESINQYEELFLKMKTG, from the coding sequence ATGAAACGAAGGAATTTTCTATTTAATGTGGGTGGAATTCTGCTTGGTCAAACACTCATAGGATGTAACGGTAAAAATCAATCAGAATTCCAGGTATTGCTTTTAAAGGGTTCTATACCAGGCTATGTGGTCAATCAATTTAACAAAAAATTACAATCAGATAAAACACTCCCGAATGTCAAACTAAGTTTTGTACCAAAAAATCAGATATATGATTTGTTTGAACAGTTACAAACTTGGCGAGAGACAACAGATAAGAGTCCAGGGGGGAAAAAATCACCCCATTGTGACCTAGTAACCTTGGGAGACTATTGGTTAAAACCAGCTATTGAGCAGAAATTAATTCGACCCTTACCAATAAAAAAAAGTAAACAATGGTCATCCTTACAGGAAAAATGGCAGCAGTTGGTGAAACGGGATGATCAGGGTAATTGGGATTCTCAAGGTGAAGTATGGGGGGCACCTTATCGTTGGGGAAATACGGTGCTTGTATATAATCAAAAACAGTTACAGAAATTTAATTGGCAACCACGAGATTGGGGTGATCTATGGCGAAGTGATTTGCGCTCTCGTATTTCTCTACCCAATCACCCCAGGGAGGTGATTGGATTGGTTTTAAAGAAACTGGGCAGATCTTACAACACGGTAAATCCAGTAAAAATTTCCAACTTAAACATAGAACTGGAGAGTTTAAATCAGCAGGTGAAATTCTATGACTCCACTAACTATCTAGAACCCCTAATTACTGGAGACACATGGTTAGCAGTAGGTTGGTCAAATGACATTATCCCTATTTTAAGTCGTTATCCCCAATTGAGAGCAGTTATACCCCAGTCAGGAACAGCAATTTGGGCAGATTTATGGGTGCAACCAGCAAATACACTAATGACTGAGGAAACAGATAATTTAATATCACAATGGATTGACTTTTGTTGGCAACCAGACATTGCTGGACAAATTGTGATGTTGGGTAAAACCAACACCCCTACTTTTATCAATACTTCTAAGGTTCAGGGTATAAGTGATTCCATACAAAACCTACTCGCAATTGAGCAGGAATTACTAGAAAAATGCGAGTTCTTAAAACCCTTATCCTTAGAAAGTATAAACCAGTACGAGGAATTGTTTTTAAAAATGAAAACCGGCTAA
- a CDS encoding NADP-dependent isocitrate dehydrogenase, with amino-acid sequence MYEKITPPPTGEKITFQNGEPIVPDNPIVPFIRGDGTGIDIWPATEKVLDAAVARAYNEKRKISWFKVYAGDEACDLYGTYQYLPQDTLTAIKEYGIAIKGPLTTPVGGGIRSLNVALRQIFDLYACVRPCRYYAGTPSPHKSPDKLDVIVYRENTEDIYLGIEWKQGSEIGERLISILNKDLIPATPEHGKKQIPLDAGIGIKPISRSGSQRLVRRALKHALQLPKEKQQVTLVHKGNIMKYTEGAFRDWGYELATQEFRAECVTERESWILGNKEKNPQISLEENARMIDPGFDNLTPEKKAQIVKEVETVINSIWSTHGDGQWKDKVMVNDRIADSIFQQIQTRPDEYSILATMNLNGDYLSDAAAAIVGGLGMGPGANIGDSCAIFEATHGTAPKHAGLDKINPGSVILSGVMMLEYMGWQEAADLIKRGLGASIADGKVTYDLARLMEPPVEPLKCSEFADAIIQQFNC; translated from the coding sequence ATGTACGAAAAGATTACCCCTCCCCCAACCGGCGAAAAAATCACCTTCCAGAACGGGGAACCCATAGTTCCGGATAATCCCATTGTCCCTTTTATTCGCGGTGATGGAACAGGTATAGATATTTGGCCAGCTACGGAGAAAGTGCTAGATGCAGCAGTGGCTAGGGCTTACAATGAAAAAAGAAAGATTAGTTGGTTCAAGGTCTATGCTGGAGATGAAGCATGCGATTTATATGGAACCTACCAGTACTTACCCCAGGATACTCTTACAGCCATTAAGGAATATGGTATTGCCATTAAAGGTCCGCTAACTACCCCCGTAGGTGGTGGAATTCGTTCATTGAACGTGGCATTGCGTCAAATATTTGATTTATATGCCTGTGTGCGTCCCTGTCGTTACTATGCGGGAACTCCTTCTCCCCATAAAAGCCCAGATAAACTAGATGTAATTGTTTATAGGGAAAATACAGAAGATATTTACTTGGGGATAGAATGGAAACAAGGTAGTGAAATAGGAGAGCGATTGATCAGCATCCTGAACAAAGATCTCATACCAGCGACACCAGAGCATGGCAAAAAACAGATTCCCCTGGATGCGGGAATAGGAATCAAACCGATTAGTAGGAGTGGTTCCCAAAGACTAGTGAGACGTGCCCTAAAGCATGCTTTACAACTACCCAAGGAAAAACAACAGGTAACCTTGGTGCATAAAGGGAATATAATGAAATACACCGAGGGAGCGTTTAGAGATTGGGGTTATGAGTTAGCAACCCAGGAATTTCGTGCAGAGTGTGTCACAGAAAGGGAATCATGGATTTTAGGCAATAAGGAGAAAAATCCCCAAATTTCCCTGGAAGAAAATGCCAGAATGATTGACCCAGGATTTGACAATTTGACACCAGAAAAAAAAGCACAAATTGTCAAGGAAGTAGAAACAGTAATCAATTCAATATGGTCTACCCACGGGGATGGGCAATGGAAAGATAAAGTCATGGTAAATGATCGGATTGCTGACAGTATTTTCCAGCAGATTCAGACCCGGCCAGATGAGTATTCTATTTTAGCCACCATGAACTTAAACGGAGATTATTTATCCGATGCTGCTGCGGCCATTGTCGGTGGTTTAGGAATGGGTCCAGGAGCAAACATTGGAGACTCCTGTGCCATTTTCGAAGCTACCCATGGCACAGCACCAAAACATGCAGGATTAGACAAAATTAATCCTGGTTCTGTTATCCTATCAGGTGTAATGATGCTAGAATACATGGGATGGCAAGAAGCAGCGGATTTAATTAAAAGAGGGCTAGGTGCTTCCATAGCTGATGGTAAAGTCACTTATGACCTAGCACGGCTAATGGAACCTCCAGTGGAACCACTAAAATGCTCTGAATTTGCTGACGCAATTATTCAACAATTCAACTGTTGA